From the genome of Hathewaya histolytica, one region includes:
- the pcrA gene encoding DNA helicase PcrA, whose protein sequence is MDLKNLLNEEQYEAATTVKGPLLILAGAGSGKTRVLTYRIAHMIEDLDIKPYEILAITFTNKAAGEMRERVKRLVGDQVDSMWISTFHSSCVRILRREIDKLGYNKNFTIYDTYDQKTLIKQCMTELNINDKDITDREIINKISDCKNNMQSAESYKKENEGDFRKNKIADMYLLYQKKLKANNALDFDDLIFKTVQLFKQHEDVLEFYQRKFKYILVDEYQDTNEAQYELVKLLAKAHDNICVVGDDDQCIYEWRGANIKNILGFEKDFPSAKVVKLEKNYRSKGTILDAANSVIKNNAQRKNKVLKSTKDGGEKVRLYRAFTDRDEASFIVNEIKKIKSSTDKSYKDFAILYRMNSQSRIFEEALRREGVPYRILGGLKFYDRKEIKDIMAYLKLINNPLDDVSLQRIINVPKRSIGDTTVSKVLEFSTSTGECLYSTLLDAGFVPGLTARNVTCISKFTSLINEFMTLKNQVNVSGLIKEILDKTGYLRDLEKSKEIEDKSRIENLKELVSEAVEFERNSEDKSLGAFLEKVTLVADVDNYDEDADSIVLMTIHSSKGLEFPVVFMVGMENGLFPSETSLNSYTEMEESRRLCYVAITRAQELLYMTSAQSRMVFGRTVCYSASDFIDEIPLGLKENVSGSRGVNVLKSNTNSRGLYGSRTPSLNNNKPMNKASKVDPSGVVLGRKVKHTSFGEGTIVGINKSEKETLITIAFNNAGIKKLILEMAPLELL, encoded by the coding sequence CTTTTACCAATAAAGCAGCAGGAGAAATGAGAGAAAGGGTAAAAAGACTTGTAGGGGATCAGGTTGACAGTATGTGGATTTCTACTTTCCACTCCAGCTGTGTGAGAATTTTAAGAAGAGAAATAGATAAATTAGGATATAATAAGAACTTTACAATTTATGACACTTATGATCAAAAAACTTTAATAAAGCAGTGTATGACGGAGTTAAATATAAATGATAAAGATATTACTGATAGAGAAATTATAAATAAGATTTCAGATTGTAAAAATAATATGCAAAGTGCAGAAAGTTATAAAAAAGAGAATGAAGGAGACTTCAGAAAAAATAAAATAGCTGATATGTATCTTTTATATCAAAAGAAACTTAAAGCTAATAATGCACTGGATTTTGATGATTTGATTTTTAAAACAGTACAACTTTTTAAACAGCATGAAGATGTTTTAGAGTTTTATCAAAGAAAATTTAAATACATATTAGTGGATGAGTATCAAGATACAAATGAAGCGCAATATGAACTTGTAAAACTCCTAGCAAAGGCTCATGATAATATATGCGTAGTTGGAGATGATGATCAGTGCATATATGAGTGGAGGGGTGCTAATATTAAAAATATATTAGGATTCGAAAAAGATTTCCCTAGTGCAAAAGTAGTTAAACTTGAGAAAAATTATCGTTCAAAGGGAACTATATTAGACGCTGCAAACTCAGTTATAAAAAATAATGCTCAAAGGAAAAACAAGGTCTTAAAAAGTACTAAAGATGGTGGAGAAAAGGTAAGACTATATAGGGCTTTTACTGATAGGGATGAGGCTAGCTTTATAGTAAATGAAATAAAAAAGATAAAATCATCTACAGATAAATCTTATAAGGATTTTGCTATTTTATACAGAATGAACTCTCAATCTCGTATATTTGAGGAAGCCCTAAGAAGAGAAGGTGTACCTTATAGAATACTTGGCGGATTAAAGTTCTATGATAGAAAAGAAATCAAAGATATTATGGCATATTTAAAACTTATAAATAATCCACTAGATGATGTGAGTCTGCAAAGAATAATAAATGTACCAAAAAGAAGTATAGGGGATACCACTGTATCCAAAGTTCTTGAATTTTCAACTAGCACTGGAGAGTGTTTATATAGTACTTTATTAGATGCTGGTTTTGTGCCAGGACTTACGGCAAGGAACGTTACTTGTATTAGTAAGTTTACAAGCTTAATAAATGAATTTATGACTTTAAAAAATCAAGTAAATGTATCTGGGTTAATAAAAGAAATACTAGATAAAACAGGCTATTTAAGAGATCTTGAAAAGTCTAAAGAAATAGAAGATAAGAGCAGAATTGAAAACTTAAAAGAGTTGGTATCAGAGGCAGTTGAGTTTGAAAGAAATTCAGAGGATAAATCATTAGGAGCTTTTTTAGAAAAAGTAACTTTAGTAGCTGACGTAGATAATTATGATGAGGATGCAGATAGCATAGTTTTAATGACTATTCATAGTTCTAAGGGATTGGAATTCCCAGTGGTATTTATGGTAGGAATGGAAAATGGCTTGTTTCCAAGTGAAACTTCCTTAAATAGTTATACTGAAATGGAGGAATCAAGAAGACTTTGCTATGTTGCTATAACTAGAGCACAGGAACTTTTATACATGACATCGGCTCAAAGTAGAATGGTATTTGGCAGAACTGTTTGTTATAGTGCTTCAGATTTTATAGATGAAATCCCCCTAGGTTTAAAAGAAAATGTATCTGGAAGTAGAGGAGTTAATGTACTTAAAAGCAATACAAATTCTAGAGGCCTTTATGGTTCAAGAACTCCATCGCTAAACAATAATAAACCTATGAATAAAGCATCTAAAGTAGATCCTAGTGGAGTTGTACTTGGACGAAAAGTAAAACATACTTCTTTTGGAGAAGGCACTATTGTAGGCATAAATAAGAGTGAAAAGGAAACATTAATAACTATTGCTTTTAATAATGCGGGTATTAAGAAGTTGATACTTGAGATGGCACCCTTAGAACTTTTATAA
- the ligA gene encoding NAD-dependent DNA ligase LigA, with protein sequence MDIKNKKDEMIELIDRLNKYAHEYYVLDNPSVSDIEYDKLYDRLVLLEKELGEVLSYSPTQRVGDRILPQFEKHTHIFPLWSLDKSQSLEGIKEWHNKNLKAINEYNNKNEDSLPQPTYILTKKFDGLTINCTYNEEGILINAATRGTGSIGENVTAQAKTIKSLPLKIENDFLFEIHGEALMTKEAFEHYNKNATVPLKNLRNGAAGALRNLNIAETGKKNLSAFFYDIGYADGHKFNSYSDMLEFISEKGFPMDDYIKKCSTMEDIEKEIGYINSIRSSLNYDIDGIVIALDDIKTREVLGYTVKFPKWAIAYKFEAEEETTKLLSVEWNVGRSGRVTPTAILEPVEIGGATVKRATLNNMEDIQRKGVKIGSTVIIRRSNDVIPEILGRAVESEDGVAEIEAPKFCPKCGSEIRLEGAHYFCENTLSCKPQMVKSIVHFASREAMNIAGFSEKTAEQLFEQLNIKAIPELYKIEKEELLTLERFGEKKAQNLINAIENSKKCDLSSFLYALGIPNVGKKTAKDIVDKFKNIDRIKAATFEELIEVPEVGDIVAKCVVDFFSDDKILNNINELLELGVVPTYEEKDIEEGIYSGKTIVVTGSLESYSRGEIKEKLESLGAKVSSSVSKKTDFVLVGKEPGSKYNKAVELGVKVISEEEFKSSITE encoded by the coding sequence ATGGATATTAAAAATAAAAAAGATGAAATGATAGAATTAATAGATAGATTAAATAAATATGCTCATGAATACTATGTTTTAGATAATCCTTCTGTTTCTGATATAGAATATGATAAATTATATGACAGATTAGTTTTATTAGAAAAAGAATTGGGAGAAGTATTATCCTATTCACCAACACAAAGGGTTGGTGATAGGATTCTTCCTCAATTTGAAAAGCATACTCATATATTCCCCTTATGGAGCTTAGATAAATCTCAAAGTCTAGAAGGTATAAAGGAGTGGCACAATAAAAATTTAAAGGCTATAAATGAATATAATAATAAAAATGAAGATAGCCTTCCCCAGCCTACATATATACTAACTAAGAAATTTGATGGCTTAACTATTAACTGTACTTATAATGAGGAAGGAATATTAATTAATGCTGCAACGAGAGGTACAGGTTCCATAGGAGAAAATGTTACTGCACAAGCTAAGACCATAAAGAGTCTTCCACTTAAAATAGAAAATGATTTTCTCTTTGAAATACATGGTGAAGCCTTAATGACTAAGGAAGCTTTTGAACATTACAATAAGAATGCAACAGTACCTCTTAAGAATTTAAGAAATGGGGCAGCTGGAGCACTTAGAAACTTAAATATAGCAGAAACAGGAAAAAAAAATCTTTCAGCATTTTTTTACGATATAGGATATGCAGATGGTCATAAATTTAATAGTTATAGCGATATGCTAGAATTTATTAGTGAAAAAGGTTTTCCTATGGATGATTACATTAAAAAGTGTAGTACAATGGAAGACATAGAAAAAGAAATAGGATATATAAACAGTATAAGAAGTAGTCTAAATTATGATATAGATGGTATTGTTATAGCTTTAGACGATATAAAAACAAGAGAAGTTTTAGGTTACACGGTTAAATTCCCTAAATGGGCTATTGCATATAAGTTTGAAGCAGAAGAAGAGACTACTAAGCTTTTAAGTGTAGAATGGAATGTTGGAAGAAGTGGCAGGGTTACTCCTACAGCTATATTAGAACCAGTTGAAATTGGAGGAGCTACAGTAAAAAGAGCTACTTTAAATAATATGGAGGACATACAAAGAAAAGGTGTTAAAATAGGTTCAACAGTTATAATAAGACGTTCTAATGATGTAATACCTGAAATTTTAGGGAGAGCTGTGGAAAGTGAAGATGGTGTAGCTGAAATTGAAGCACCTAAGTTTTGTCCAAAGTGTGGCAGTGAAATAAGATTAGAAGGTGCACACTATTTTTGTGAAAACACCTTATCTTGTAAGCCACAGATGGTAAAGAGTATAGTTCACTTTGCAAGCAGAGAGGCTATGAATATAGCTGGATTTAGTGAAAAAACTGCAGAACAACTATTTGAACAGTTAAATATAAAAGCTATACCAGAGTTATATAAGATAGAAAAAGAAGAATTACTTACCCTGGAAAGGTTTGGAGAAAAGAAGGCACAGAACCTAATAAATGCTATAGAAAACAGCAAAAAATGTGATTTATCATCATTCTTATATGCATTAGGTATACCAAATGTAGGTAAGAAAACAGCAAAAGATATAGTGGATAAATTTAAAAATATAGATAGAATTAAAGCTGCGACTTTTGAAGAGTTAATAGAAGTCCCAGAAGTAGGGGATATAGTTGCAAAGTGTGTAGTTGATTTTTTTAGTGATGATAAAATATTAAATAATATAAATGAATTATTAGAGCTAGGAGTAGTTCCAACTTATGAGGAAAAGGATATAGAGGAAGGAATATATAGTGGTAAAACTATTGTAGTTACAGGGTCACTAGAATCTTATTCACGAGGAGAAATAAAAGAAAAACTAGAATCTTTAGGTGCTAAGGTTTCAAGTAGCGTAAGTAAGAAAACAGACTTCGTATTAGTAGGAAAGGAACCCGGCTCTAAGTATAATAAAGCAGTAGAATTAGGTGTTAAGGTGATTAGTGAAGAAGAATTTAAATCTAGTATAACTGAATAA
- the gatC gene encoding Asp-tRNA(Asn)/Glu-tRNA(Gln) amidotransferase subunit GatC has protein sequence MKIGTEDVDYLGKMCTIKLENTEKIEIIKELNEIINFVEDIKYISVNDREAINPYYIENNFRDDKVEPSMNIEYALKNASSTNGDYFLVPKIIK, from the coding sequence GTGAAAATTGGAACTGAAGATGTGGATTATTTGGGGAAAATGTGTACAATTAAATTAGAAAATACGGAAAAAATTGAAATTATAAAGGAATTAAATGAAATTATTAACTTTGTAGAGGATATAAAATATATTTCTGTAAATGATAGAGAAGCCATAAATCCATATTATATTGAAAATAATTTTAGGGATGATAAGGTAGAACCTTCCATGAATATAGAATATGCTTTAAAAAATGCAAGTAGTACAAATGGAGATTATTTTTTAGTACCTAAAATTATAAAATAG
- the gatA gene encoding Asp-tRNA(Asn)/Glu-tRNA(Gln) amidotransferase subunit GatA, whose amino-acid sequence MDLKGLKVHELIELINNRELKIEEINSYYINRIKDLDNKIGAFIYVDYENVNKEAKKMDKLLDQGKDIGPLKGIPIGIKDNINVIGMKTTCASKILKGYISPYNATIVDNLTENGAIIMGKTNMDEFGMGSTGENSAYKITRNPIDLNRVPGGSSSGSAAATSSEEVPISLGTDTGGSIRRPASYCGLVGLKPTYGSISRYGVVSFASTLDTVGILSKDVEDSALMYSLLRGKDKKDSTTVHMKNMEYKNNLKKSLKGYKIAIPIDIIKDNKGFMKRHIEEAAKVLKSMGADIKYISMESLDYATKIYYILSSAEASSNLGRFDGIRYGYNSGKYNSVGDMYSNTRTYGFNKEVKKRILFGTYALSKNHYEDYYIKSLKLREKLTNSFRNILKEYDAIIIPTTNSVAEIIGTFDINNANTYSEDLYTVIANLTGMPAISIPCAIENGLPLGMQIITDYFREDMLFNIAYSFERATNYGGKIKLNL is encoded by the coding sequence TTGGATTTAAAAGGACTAAAAGTACATGAATTAATAGAACTTATTAATAATAGAGAACTGAAAATAGAAGAGATTAATTCTTATTATATAAATAGAATAAAAGACTTAGACAATAAAATAGGTGCTTTTATTTATGTAGATTATGAAAATGTAAATAAAGAAGCAAAAAAGATGGATAAATTATTAGATCAGGGTAAGGATATAGGGCCTTTAAAAGGTATTCCCATAGGTATAAAAGACAATATAAATGTTATTGGGATGAAAACTACCTGTGCATCTAAAATTTTAAAAGGCTATATATCTCCTTATAATGCAACTATTGTGGATAACCTTACGGAAAATGGTGCTATTATTATGGGGAAAACTAATATGGATGAGTTTGGAATGGGATCTACAGGGGAAAATAGTGCCTACAAAATAACTAGAAACCCAATAGATTTAAATAGAGTTCCTGGGGGTTCATCAAGTGGTTCAGCAGCTGCTACATCTAGTGAAGAAGTTCCAATATCTTTGGGTACGGATACAGGAGGATCCATTAGAAGACCTGCATCTTACTGCGGATTAGTAGGATTAAAACCTACCTATGGAAGTATATCTAGATATGGGGTAGTTTCTTTTGCATCTACATTAGATACAGTTGGTATACTTTCAAAAGATGTAGAGGATAGTGCTTTAATGTATTCTCTGTTAAGAGGAAAAGATAAAAAAGATAGCACTACTGTCCATATGAAAAATATGGAGTATAAAAATAACTTAAAAAAGAGTTTAAAAGGATATAAAATAGCAATTCCTATAGATATTATAAAAGACAATAAAGGTTTTATGAAAAGACATATAGAAGAGGCTGCTAAGGTTTTAAAATCCATGGGAGCAGATATAAAATACATATCAATGGAATCATTAGATTATGCAACTAAGATTTATTATATTTTATCTTCTGCCGAAGCATCTTCAAACCTAGGACGATTTGATGGAATAAGATATGGGTATAATTCAGGGAAATATAATTCTGTAGGTGATATGTATTCTAATACTAGAACTTATGGCTTTAATAAAGAAGTAAAAAAGAGAATCCTCTTTGGAACTTATGCACTTTCTAAAAATCATTATGAAGATTACTATATAAAGTCTTTAAAACTTAGAGAAAAGTTAACTAATAGTTTTAGAAATATATTAAAAGAATATGATGCGATTATAATTCCTACAACAAATTCAGTAGCAGAAATTATTGGTACTTTTGATATAAATAATGCTAACACATACTCAGAAGATTTATATACAGTAATTGCGAATTTAACAGGTATGCCAGCTATATCAATTCCTTGTGCTATAGAAAATGGATTACCTTTAGGGATGCAGATAATTACTGATTATTTCAGAGAAGATATGTTATTTAATATAGCTTATAGCTTTGAACGTGCTACAAATTATGGTGGTAAAATAAAACTTAATTTGTAA
- the gatB gene encoding Asp-tRNA(Asn)/Glu-tRNA(Gln) amidotransferase subunit GatB: protein MAFEKVIGVEVHVELDTNTKIFCGCSTEFGGKPNSRVCPVCLGLPGALPSLNKEVVNFAIKTGLALNCDINYKCRMDRKNYFYVDSPKSYQITQDKFPICKEGYVEIEIDGIRKNIGIERIHMEEDAGKLIHTEEGTLIDFNRAGVPLLEIVSKPDMKSSKEVILFLKELKAILTCIKVSDCKMEEGSLRCDLNISIKEKGIKKLGTRVEVKNLNSFKHIEKAVEYEFIRQLSLIDIGEKVLQETRRWNDNKKITESMRSKEDEKDYRYFPEGDLMSINILKEWVEKEKMLLLELPREKIQRYINDYSLEKDEAEKIVSDIDISVYFEEATKICREYKEIYNWITGDIFAYLKEKNISIKEYGVSSSYLGEIINLITEGKISNNIGKRVLNLCLEENKSPNNIIIEKGLIQNNNRDDILDIVKNILENNKENINLYKSGKSNLFSWFVGQVMKESRGKANPVLVKEILERELN from the coding sequence GTGGCGTTTGAAAAAGTGATTGGAGTAGAAGTTCACGTAGAATTAGATACAAACACGAAAATATTTTGTGGTTGTAGTACTGAATTTGGAGGGAAACCTAACTCAAGAGTTTGTCCAGTATGTTTAGGACTTCCAGGGGCTCTTCCAAGTTTAAATAAAGAGGTTGTAAACTTTGCTATTAAAACAGGTCTTGCACTAAACTGTGATATAAACTATAAATGCAGAATGGATAGAAAAAATTATTTTTATGTAGATTCTCCTAAAAGTTATCAAATAACTCAAGATAAGTTTCCAATTTGTAAGGAAGGATATGTAGAAATAGAGATAGATGGTATAAGAAAAAATATTGGTATAGAGAGAATACATATGGAAGAAGATGCAGGGAAATTAATTCATACAGAAGAAGGCACTCTAATTGATTTTAATAGGGCAGGAGTTCCGCTACTTGAGATAGTTTCGAAGCCAGATATGAAATCTTCTAAGGAAGTTATACTATTTTTAAAAGAATTAAAAGCTATACTAACATGTATTAAAGTATCTGATTGTAAAATGGAAGAAGGCTCCTTAAGATGTGATCTTAATATATCTATAAAAGAAAAGGGAATAAAAAAATTAGGTACAAGGGTAGAGGTGAAAAATTTAAATTCTTTTAAACATATTGAAAAGGCAGTAGAATACGAGTTTATTAGGCAGTTATCCTTGATTGATATAGGTGAAAAAGTATTACAAGAAACTAGAAGATGGAATGATAATAAAAAAATCACAGAATCCATGAGAAGTAAAGAAGATGAAAAGGATTATAGATACTTTCCAGAAGGTGATTTAATGAGCATTAATATACTTAAAGAATGGGTAGAAAAAGAAAAGATGCTTCTTTTAGAATTGCCTAGAGAAAAAATCCAAAGATACATAAATGATTATAGCTTAGAGAAGGATGAAGCAGAAAAAATAGTAAGCGATATTGATATTTCTGTATATTTTGAGGAGGCTACTAAAATATGTAGAGAATATAAAGAAATATACAATTGGATAACTGGTGATATTTTTGCATACTTAAAAGAAAAAAATATATCTATAAAAGAATATGGAGTTTCTTCAAGTTACTTAGGAGAAATAATAAACCTAATTACAGAAGGTAAAATTTCAAATAATATAGGAAAAAGGGTTTTAAATTTGTGTTTAGAAGAAAATAAGAGTCCTAATAATATAATCATAGAAAAAGGATTAATTCAAAATAATAATAGAGATGATATTCTTGATATAGTTAAAAATATTTTAGAAAACAATAAAGAAAATATTAATTTATATAAAAGTGGGAAAAGCAATCTGTTCTCTTGGTTTGTTGGGCAAGTTATGAAGGAATCAAGGGGAAAAGCAAATCCGGTTTTAGTAAAAGAAATACTGGAGAGGGAATTAAATTGA
- a CDS encoding peptide ABC transporter substrate-binding protein has protein sequence MKKVINRAITFTICFFVMFLSGCIEKKEGIKVENRDYLVFNIEKLPGDLSMLKDKDIREKDLLFAVFEGLVKEDSNGNILPGLCDDWTINNELNYTFKIRKNATWSNGKKITAEDFEDLFKWIIKEGKNNTYVKELKCIYGVSEYIKGEKSFEDVAIKAKDKETLEIRLNYTCPYFLNILSNPLFTLRENNSFTNNYIGSYDRVNFTGPFKIKNIKQDRKTITLEKNKYYWENEKVISKRIDFIAIENEEEALINFEKPNPDLDILANPPKNEINRLVEKGHAELYSSFKNLNLIFNVSSSEKGKNINLRKGIRYGLSRNVVEDIIDNKNAILTGSVIPSITTDGRGGNMGEREYFSFNTNVTVAKEFLEKSKFNIEENSITLVCEKNSINKVLAENIKKELKDNLKLKINIEQYKEQELQKVLEKGKFDMALIEFNGTFDNPICFLEQWKMDTDSFYTGYKNSNFDYYVNKARNEKNHFQKLKYLESGEKLLLDDMPLIPIINFDTVICKNKNVKGYTLTKGGNIYLNYAYKEK, from the coding sequence ATGAAAAAAGTAATTAATAGAGCTATTACTTTCACTATATGTTTTTTTGTAATGTTTTTAAGTGGATGCATAGAAAAAAAAGAGGGAATAAAAGTTGAAAATAGAGATTATCTAGTTTTTAATATAGAAAAGTTACCTGGGGATTTATCCATGTTAAAAGATAAAGATATTAGAGAAAAAGATTTGCTATTTGCAGTTTTTGAAGGATTAGTAAAGGAAGATAGCAATGGTAACATACTTCCAGGATTATGTGATGACTGGACTATAAATAATGAATTAAATTATACATTTAAAATAAGAAAAAATGCTACATGGAGCAATGGAAAGAAAATAACTGCTGAGGACTTTGAAGATTTATTTAAATGGATAATAAAAGAAGGTAAGAATAACACTTATGTAAAAGAATTAAAATGTATCTATGGTGTAAGTGAGTATATCAAAGGTGAAAAATCCTTTGAGGATGTAGCAATAAAGGCTAAAGATAAAGAAACTTTAGAGATAAGGTTAAATTACACTTGTCCATATTTCTTAAATATATTAAGTAATCCTTTATTTACCCTAAGAGAAAATAATTCATTTACTAATAACTATATAGGAAGCTATGATAGAGTAAATTTTACAGGTCCTTTTAAAATTAAGAACATAAAACAAGATCGAAAAACTATAACCCTAGAGAAAAACAAATATTATTGGGAAAATGAAAAGGTAATTAGTAAAAGAATAGACTTTATAGCTATAGAAAATGAAGAAGAGGCTTTAATAAACTTTGAAAAACCAAATCCTGATTTAGATATCTTAGCCAATCCTCCTAAAAATGAAATTAATAGATTAGTGGAGAAGGGTCATGCAGAATTATACTCATCTTTTAAAAATTTAAATTTAATTTTTAACGTCAGTAGCTCGGAAAAAGGTAAAAATATTAATCTTAGAAAAGGTATTAGGTATGGACTTTCAAGGAATGTAGTAGAAGATATTATAGATAATAAAAATGCTATATTAACAGGAAGTGTAATTCCAAGCATAACCACCGATGGGAGAGGTGGCAATATGGGGGAGAGAGAGTATTTTTCTTTTAATACTAACGTTACTGTAGCAAAAGAATTTTTAGAAAAGTCTAAGTTTAATATAGAAGAAAATTCTATAACATTGGTATGTGAAAAAAATAGTATTAATAAGGTTCTAGCTGAAAACATAAAAAAAGAATTAAAAGATAATTTAAAACTTAAAATAAATATAGAGCAATATAAAGAGCAAGAATTACAGAAAGTTTTAGAAAAAGGGAAATTTGATATGGCATTAATAGAATTCAATGGTACATTTGATAATCCTATATGTTTTTTAGAACAATGGAAAATGGATACAGATTCATTTTACACAGGATATAAAAATAGTAACTTTGATTATTATGTAAATAAAGCTAGAAATGAAAAAAATCATTTTCAAAAATTAAAGTATTTAGAAAGTGGTGAAAAACTTTTATTAGATGATATGCCACTTATACCTATTATTAATTTTGATACAGTCATTTGTAAAAATAAAAATGTAAAAGGATATACTTTAACCAAGGGCGGTAATATTTACTTAAATTATGCTTATAAAGAAAAATAA
- a CDS encoding AIR synthase family protein, whose translation MECGKLNWDELQHIINNYTGSKREEVKVAGGIGEDCSIINFGNYDCVVSTDPITGASKGAGKLAVHINCNDIASSGVEPLGILVTILAPEYSKIEEILDIMKEIHEECKELNIQILGGHTEVTKAVNKIVVSVTAIGKGKAGKAIKTSGAMVGDKIIVTKELAQEGSLILAKDRETIVKKVLDDNEYKKVLDYEKKLSVLKEGKICGDFGVNAMHDITEGGVIGALWEVSNANSLGFKVYYENMPISNETMKLCKYFKIDPLKFISSGSMLISCKKEKELLEVLKENGISATIIGEVTGEKAILVRKGKEEEILPCPSDELFKII comes from the coding sequence ATGGAATGTGGAAAATTAAATTGGGATGAACTTCAACATATAATAAATAATTATACTGGTAGTAAAAGAGAAGAAGTAAAAGTTGCTGGGGGTATAGGTGAAGACTGTTCAATTATTAACTTTGGTAACTATGATTGTGTAGTATCTACAGATCCTATAACTGGAGCCAGTAAAGGAGCAGGAAAACTTGCCGTACATATAAATTGTAACGATATAGCATCTAGTGGTGTTGAACCCTTGGGAATACTTGTTACTATTTTAGCTCCTGAATACAGTAAAATAGAAGAAATATTAGATATAATGAAAGAAATTCATGAGGAATGTAAAGAGTTAAATATTCAAATATTAGGTGGTCATACGGAGGTTACTAAAGCTGTAAATAAAATAGTAGTATCAGTAACTGCCATAGGTAAAGGAAAAGCAGGAAAAGCTATAAAAACTTCTGGAGCAATGGTTGGAGACAAGATAATTGTAACAAAGGAATTAGCACAAGAGGGATCTCTTATATTAGCAAAAGATAGAGAAACAATAGTTAAAAAAGTTTTAGATGATAATGAGTATAAAAAAGTATTAGATTACGAAAAAAAACTAAGTGTTTTAAAAGAAGGAAAAATATGTGGAGACTTTGGTGTAAATGCCATGCACGATATTACAGAAGGTGGAGTAATAGGTGCACTATGGGAAGTTTCTAATGCTAATTCTTTAGGGTTCAAAGTGTATTATGAGAATATGCCTATATCTAATGAAACAATGAAACTATGTAAATATTTTAAGATAGACCCACTGAAATTTATATCTTCTGGTAGTATGTTAATTTCATGTAAGAAAGAAAAAGAATTATTAGAGGTATTAAAAGAAAATGGAATAAGTGCTACAATAATAGGAGAGGTAACAGGGGAAAAAGCAATATTAGTTCGCAAGGGGAAGGAAGAGGAAATATTACCATGTCCTTCAGATGAACTTTTTAAAATAATTTAA
- a CDS encoding XTP/dITP diphosphatase, producing MRKVIVASNNEHKIKEIKNILSNIGIEVVSLKEEGIDIDVEETGTTFMENSYLKAKTIFDLNKEACVLADDSGLSVDYLNGEPGVYSARYAGEHGNDKKNNEKLLDKLKGVPREKRKAKFICSMALVLDDNKVIKVQGEVNGEILEEQKGTEGFGYDPLFYVDRFQKTYAEMTEDEKNSISHRGKALELLREELLKLK from the coding sequence ATGAGGAAAGTAATAGTAGCTAGTAATAATGAGCATAAAATAAAAGAGATAAAAAATATATTAAGCAATATTGGAATTGAAGTAGTTTCCCTAAAAGAGGAAGGAATAGACATAGATGTAGAAGAAACTGGAACTACGTTTATGGAAAATTCTTATCTAAAAGCAAAAACAATATTTGATCTTAATAAAGAAGCTTGTGTGCTTGCAGATGATTCTGGACTTTCAGTGGATTATTTAAATGGTGAACCAGGAGTTTATTCAGCACGATATGCAGGAGAACATGGGAATGATAAGAAAAACAATGAGAAACTTTTAGATAAACTAAAAGGAGTACCGAGAGAGAAAAGAAAAGCTAAGTTTATATGTTCTATGGCATTAGTTTTAGATGATAATAAAGTTATAAAAGTACAAGGCGAAGTAAATGGGGAAATATTAGAAGAGCAAAAAGGAACTGAAGGGTTTGGTTATGATCCACTATTCTATGTGGATAGATTTCAAAAGACATATGCAGAAATGACTGAAGATGAGAAAAATTCTATAAGCCATAGAGGAAAGGCATTAGAATTACTAAGGGAAGAACTATTAAAACTTAAATAA